From Helicoverpa zea isolate HzStark_Cry1AcR chromosome 23, ilHelZeax1.1, whole genome shotgun sequence, one genomic window encodes:
- the LOC124642004 gene encoding cytochrome P450 4C1-like: protein MLSFILIILALCLLFIYFMRVDYSREREESKSGVSVTRSLWLKRLWPKTIVHPLPPALPGALPIIGHLHKGFTWSSNPFNFFKTLSEDCVRQGGVTVLKLGPEIHYVITDPQDALTAAKSCLRKHYVFEFAKVWQGNNLATSSGETWKQHRKMINPAFSLPVIHGFIDLFNNQAKKLLNTLEPFVDKGLFDHSTYFLRSNFETLCAGTFGIDAISQKQLDNYVSSAYAVINLIVAKLFKVWLQIHLIYKLSGLKKKEDQLVENLHSLTETVLQKKKLARENEALSNTVESKTSGLQYKPVLDLLVDLSANGALTEKEVKEQTEALLTAGFETTSNQMAFMTMLLGAHPEVQDKLYEELVAVLGPDRDVGKEDLNKLVYTNAVIMETVRVFPAVPVILRCVDQDVKLKNYTMSAGTYCIIFPLVPNIPTKEFKGDQFKPERWLDDTFNCKQDFAGFGLGKRGCTGKTYAMTAMKVMLAHFIRRYRVRADMSQLQVSADFVLKPVSGHEISIERRHCTAT, encoded by the exons ATGTTGAGCTTCATTCTAATAATTCTTGcactttgtttattgtttatatattttatgagaGTTGATTACTCGAGAGAACGTGAAGAATCTAAATCTGGTGTATCTGTTACTC GGAGCCTGTGGTTGAAACGTCTGTGGCCAAAAACAATAGTGCATCCATTACCTCCTGCGTTACCGGGTGCGCTGCCCATCATAGGACATCTTCATAAAGGATTTACCTGGTCTTCTA atcCCTTTAATTTCTTTAAGACTTTAAGTGAAGACTGCGTGAGGCAGGGAGGTGTTACTGTTTTGAAACTTGGACCTGAAATTCATTATG TAATAACAGATCCACAAGATGCCTTGACAGCAGCAAAATCATGTCTTCGAAAACATTATGTGTTCGAATTCGCTAAAGTTTGGCAGGGTAATAACTTAGCAACTTCATCAG GAGAAACATGGAAACAACATCGCAAGATGATTAACCCAGCGTTCAGTCTGCCGGTGATACACGGTTTCATAGACTTGTTTAATAATCAGGCCAAGAAACTGCTCAATACATTGGAACCTTTCGTTGACAAAGGGCTATTTGATCACAGCACTTATTTCCTCAGAAGCAACTTTGAAACGCTTTGTG CTGGTACATTTGGAATAGATGCGATCAGCCAGAAACAGCTAGATAACTATGTGAGCTCAGCATATGCAGTAATTAATCTTATTGTAGCCAAGTTATTCAAGGTTTGGCTGCAAATCCACCTGATTTACAAGCTGTCTGGGCTAAAGAAGAAGGAAGATCAATTAGTGGAGAATTTACATTCATTGACGGAAACA gttttacaaaagaaaaaacttgCAAGGGAAAATGAAGCTTTGTCCAACACAGTCGAATCAAAAACTAGCG GCTTACAGTACAAACCTGTCTTAGATCTGCTGGTAGACCTGTCAGCAAATGGTGCTTTAACAGAAAAAGAAGTTAAAGAACAAACTGAAGCACTTCTAACAGCTGGTTTTGAAACTACATCCAATCAGATGGCATTCATGACAATGCTGTTAGGGGCACATCCTGAAGTTCAAGATAAATTGTATGAAGA gcTTGTAGCAGTACTGGGTCCTGACAGAGATGTAGGAAAGGAGGATTTGAACAAACTGGTTTACACAAACGCAGTTATAATGGAGACTGTTCGAGTGTTTCCAGCTGTACCTGTTATACTAAGATGCGTAGATCAGGATGTGAAACTAA AAAACTACACGATGAGTGCAGGCACTTACTGTATTATATTTCCTCTGGTTCCGAACATTCCAACCAAAGAATTTAAAGGGGATCAGTTCAAGCCTGAAAGATGGCTGGATGATACTTTCAACTGCAAACAAGACTTTGCTGGATTCGGATTGGGAAAACGTGGTTGTACAG GTAAAACATATGCGATGACAGCTATGAAGGTGATGTTGGCGCACTTCATACGGCGGTACCGAGTGCGAGCTGACATGAGTCAGCTGCAAGTGTCTGCGGACTTCGTGCTCAAACCTGTGTCGGGACACGAGATCAGCATTGAACGAAGACATTGTACAGCAACTTAA
- the LOC124641737 gene encoding cytochrome P450 4c3-like yields the protein MGISPQVAEPSVQSAATTFGIDAIREKQHEQYLQSAYKIINIFKDKLFKFWLQIDFIYRLTGYKKVEDQLVKNLHSLTKAVLEKKRIAKENEVLPDTKTNTSGLKYKAFLDLLIDLSADGVFTEKQIREQTEIILTTGFETTSTQLTFTMLLLGAHPDAQEKLYQELLEILGPERDVGKYDLNKLIYTNAVVMESLRIFPIIPFVLRCIDQDVKLKNYTMNAGSYCIIFPLIPNVSAKDKKGDQFRPERWLNDDSCSSQDFAAFGLGKRSCIGKTYAMTAMKVMLAHFIRRYRVRADMSQLQLSADFVLKPVSGHEISIERRHSSSAL from the exons ATGGGCATATCACCGCAAGTTGCTGAACCCAGCGTTCAGTCTGCCG ctaCTACATTCGGAATTGATGCCATTAGAGAAAAACAGCACGAACAATATCTGCAATCagcatataaaataataaatatatttaaggaCAAGTTATTCAAGTTTTGGCTGCAAATCGACTTTATTTATAGGCTAACTGGGTATAAGAAGGTGGAAGATCAATTAGTGAAGAATTTACATTCATTGACGAAAGCA GTTctggaaaaaaaaagaattgccaAAGAAAATGAAGTTTTGCCCGATACTAAAACAAATACTAGCG GTTTAAAATACAAAGCTTTCTTAGATttgctgatcgatctatcagcAGATGGTGTTTTTACTGAAAAACAAATAAGGGAACAAACTGAAATAATTCTCACAACTGGTTTTGAAACTACATCCACACAGTTGACATTCACCATGTTACTGCTCGGAGCACATCCTGATGCACAAGAGAAACTATATCAaga ATTATTAGAAATACTGGGTCCAGAAAGAGACGTAGGAAAGTATGATttgaacaaattaatttacacaAACGCAGTTGTCATGGAGTCTCTCAGAATATTTCCAATCATACCCTTTGTGCTAAGATGCATAGATCAGGATGTGAAACTAA AAAATTACACGATGAATGCCGGCAGCTACTGCATAATATTTCCACTGATACCGAACGTATCAGCCAAAGACAAGAAAGGGGATCAGTTCAGGCCAGAAAGATGGCTGAACGATGATTCGTGCAGCAGCCAAGACTTTGCTGCATTCGGCTTGGGAAAACGTAGTTGTAtag GAAAAACTTATGCGATGACAGCTATGAAGGTGATGTTGGCGCACTTCATACGGCGGTACCGAGTGCGAGCTGACATGAGTCAGCTGCAGCTGTCTGCGGACTTCGTGCTCAAACCTGTGTCGGGACACGAGATCAGCATTGAACGAAGACATTCTTCTTCAGCTCTTTAA